CGGAGGGGATGCCCTCCGACGGCTTCACCGGCTGCAGCAGCTCCGACGGCGCCTACGTCCGCAAGCACAACCCCTGGGTCGACTTCGACAACGTCCCGGCCGCCAGCAACGTCCGCTACAGCACCTTCCCCACCGACTACTCCCAACTGCCCACCGTCTCCTTCGTGGTGCCGGACATGTGCAACGACATGCACGGCATGAGCGGCTGCTCCGCCTCCATCCCCACCGGCGACAGCTGGCTGCGCGACAACCTGGACGGCTACGCGCAGTGGGCCAAGACCCACAACAGCCTGCTGGTGGTCACCTTCGACGAGGACAACTTCAGCTCGGTCAACCAGATCGCCACCGTCCTGGTCGGCGCGGGCGTCCGGACCGGCACCACCTCCCAGCAGATCAACCACTACAACCTGCTGCGCACCATCGAGGACGCCTACGGGCTCACCCCGCTCGGCAACGCCGCCTCCGCCGCCCCGATCACCGGCATCTGGACCACCTCGCCGAGCCCCAGTCCCACCCCCAGCCCCACCGGCTCCCCGTCGCCCTCGCCCAGCCCCTCGCCGACCGGCACCCCGGCCGGAATCGTCAACGGCGGCTTCGAGTACGGCACCTTCAACGGCTGGACCCGCACCGGCACCACCGCCGTCGCCGACGTCCCGCACTCCGGTGCCTACAGCGGCGCGACCGGCGCCACCACGCCGACCAACGGCGACTCGGTGCTCAGCCAGACCTTCACCGCCCCGCCCGGCGCCAGCAAGCTCACCATCTGGTGGAAGGGCGACTGCCGGGACACCGTGAAGTACGCCTGGGCCACCGTCGTGGTCAAGCACAACACCAGCGGCACCACCGCCACCCCGCTGCCCAGGACCTGTATCGCGAACGGCGGTTGGCAGCAGGTGACCGACACTCTCACCCCCGGCCACTCGTACACCGTGCAGCTGGTCAACCACGACGACAACTACCCGGGCGACCCGAGCATCACCTGGTTCGACGACCTCACCGTCAGCTGAACCCTGCCCGCCCGCTGCCGGGGCCCGCACCGCCGGGCCCCGGCACCGACCGTGGGTCCCCTTGAGACCGCCCGGCAACGTCTGAGCCCGCCCCACCCGTACGAAGGACCCCACCATCGTGACCTGGCGCATCCTCACCGCGCTGGCCGCCACCGTGCTGCTCGCGGCCGTGGCCATCGGCTACACCCTGCTCCGGGCGAGCCCCGCCCCCGGTACCCCGCAGGCCGGGCTCACCCTCGACCGCCCCGGCCTGCTGCTGAGGGACGCCGCCACCGG
The window above is part of the Kitasatospora sp. HUAS MG31 genome. Proteins encoded here:
- a CDS encoding alkaline phosphatase family protein, coding for MLGRKLAVATVFAAVAALTGAGVAAGARTTAAPPGAAAPAVADAVPRFDHIVVVPFENKDYGDVIGSSAAPYINSLASQGASFTQSFGVTHPSQGNYVALFSGSQQGVTDDSCPKNLTGKANLGSQLIAAGLTFKGYSEGMPSDGFTGCSSSDGAYVRKHNPWVDFDNVPAASNVRYSTFPTDYSQLPTVSFVVPDMCNDMHGMSGCSASIPTGDSWLRDNLDGYAQWAKTHNSLLVVTFDEDNFSSVNQIATVLVGAGVRTGTTSQQINHYNLLRTIEDAYGLTPLGNAASAAPITGIWTTSPSPSPTPSPTGSPSPSPSPSPTGTPAGIVNGGFEYGTFNGWTRTGTTAVADVPHSGAYSGATGATTPTNGDSVLSQTFTAPPGASKLTIWWKGDCRDTVKYAWATVVVKHNTSGTTATPLPRTCIANGGWQQVTDTLTPGHSYTVQLVNHDDNYPGDPSITWFDDLTVS